tttgtggagtggttgaaaaacaagttttaatgactccaacctaagtatatgtaaacttccaacttcaactgtatatgtttatttCAGATAGGTCCTCAGCTTGCAGTGACGCTAAGTGTACGAAAGACTTCTTCACTTGACTGAACATGTTTGCGTTAATTAAATAGCCTATTCACACAGCCTAGTACAGTCACACAGGGAAAACATACTGTTGTCAGAGACAAGAATGACTTTGCTCTTTACTGCTGCCACTGCACTAGATAAACATAAATCAAGCAAGTGCCTGGCTTTAACTGATCAAAATATTAATGAATTAGTTTATTAATTCCCAAAACCTGGCAGAACATAGGCAGGGAATAATTTACCCTGATGCactttactcaatacattttcatactggtcacCATTGGAAAAAGAACCTACAACCATGACATTGCAAGCTCCATACTCTGCCAACTGAACTACACGGGACTACCACGTCAGATTGGTGCGGTGTCCTCACAGGCTGTCCTAACAAGATTCCGGTCTGCCTCCTTGAGACAGCAGCCCAAGCAATCTAGCTAGCGAGCAGGCTAGCTTGTTAACTTCTGAGTCTGATTGTGAAAGTTTTGCTTCCGAACTAGACACGACGGCCCTTACCCGATATTGTTGCACTCCGAAATCCAAATACCATGCCATATCAGGACCAATGCAAAGTGACAATTAATTGAAATTGTTGCCATATGACAGCATCGACATTGAAAGTGTGTAACTGGCTCACTCTACTTTTAAGCTCCCATAATCATAGCGAGGGAAGTCATATGACCCTGTCCAGGACAAGAGCACGTCAAGTTCTGTTTACTTTAGCTGCTGCAAAGGTCTACTATAAATGAAACTCTGACATACACAGTTGTAGCTGCTACATATTTTTCGCTAAATTACAACTAATTGTCTTCCTTGAGATAAATACTTTACCTAAAACGAGTGTTCTGTATTTAAAAGTACAACATAAAGCGGAACACATGAACTAGGGAGGAATACTTTTGTTGTGACACAAGGTAAGGGTGAAAGTTGAAGGGTATGTTGTGAACATGGCATCTGGCATTAGTTTAAAGCATGGATTATTAACCACAAAATGTTCGGTGTTTCACTCACTCCAAAGAAATATATTGCCACACGCTATTTGTATTCAACGACCTACCGAAGTAAAATGTATACGAGCTTCAACAAACTCTACTGCAGAATCTCGGCATAACGAAAAATACTGTATCGATATTGTGAGGTAAGTAAGccagtttgctagctagctaaatatggCTAAATGGTATGACTAGCAAGCATCCTTCTAAGCACAAATTGCATGGGCCCCTCTGACTGGCTACATTGTACAGCTAGTTGCATGGTTGGGTTCAATTCCTGTTAATTTAGAAAGTAAACCAAATGCATTTAAATTCCAATTGTTCCTCGTTGAAAtgcattgaagagaattggaatgtcagtgtatatactgaattgaagtggaattgaccccaaccctggctaGTTATTTGTTTTTGTTACATGTGTTACTGCATCTAATGTTTTCATTTTGAAGAAGTTAGTCCACCACTAGCATTACACTTGACTTGTTTCAAATAATTTGCCTGTGTCCACTGCCTTGTTTCCCCAGGTCTCGGGACTATGACGGTTTTGTGTCCTCCCTGCTTCTCCCTGAGGATGCCCGGCGCTCCTCACTGGCCCTGAGGGCCTTCAATGTCGAGCTGGCTCAGGCAGGTATTCCAGAAAGTTCAGCActgagtgccttcagaaagtattcataccccttgacttgttccacattttgtgttacaaccttaattcaaaatggataattatatatatatattttttttctcacccatctgaACACAATACCGCGtgaagacatttttgcaaatgtatttacatttaaatacagaaatatctcatttacataagtattcacaaccctgagtcaatactttgtagaagcacctttggcagcaattacaactgtgagtctttctgggtaaatctcttaAGAGCGTtgaacacctggattgtgcaacattggccattttattattttcaaaattcttcacgctctgttaaattggttgttgattattgctagacaatccctttcaagtcttgccatatattttcaagcacttttaagtcaaaactgtaactcgacactttgaccttgtgttttaggttattttcctgctgaaaggtgaatttgtcttccactgtctgctggaaagcagactgaaccagtttttcctctaggattttgcctgtgcttagctctattatgtttatttttattcccaaaaactccctagtctttgccaatgacaagcaaacccataacatgacacagccatcaccatgcttgaaaataggaagagtggtactcattgatgtgttgtgttggatatcCCCAAACACAATGCtttttattcaggacataaagttaatttctttgccacatttttgcagttttacttattgcaaacaggatgcatgttttggaatatgtgttctgtacaggcgtccttcttttcactctgtcaattaggttagtattgtgggaTAACTACAATGTTAATCCATCCTCcattttctcttatcacagccattaaactctaactgttttagtcaccattggcctcatggtgaaatccctgagcgatttccttcctttccggcaactgagttaggaatgatgcctgtatatttttgttgttgttgccatctaccaataggtgcccttctttgcgaggcattggaagacctccctggtctttgtggttgaatctgtttgaaattcactacttgactaagggaccttacaaataattgtatgtgtggggtacagagatgaagtagtcattcaaaaatcatgttaaacacttattgcacacagattgagtccatgcaacttattatgtgacttgattATTACATCTTTAATCCTGAATTTATTtttgcttgccataacaaatgggttgaatgcttattgactcaatacatttcaggtttttattttttattcatttgtaaacatttagaaAAGCAATTCCATTTTGACATCATGGGTTATTGTGTATAAGCCAGTGAGAtaaaaaatctcaatttaatccattttaaattcaagcaGTAACGCAAAATGTGTAAAGagttgaggggtgtgaatactttctgaaggcactgtatgaatatGTATATGCATATATTGGAAATGATGATACTATAATCCTCGGGGTGGTCATATGTCCAATACATGTCCAGAGCTAAGTGTTGATGTTCAGGCATGCTGTTGAAGATAATGCTGTTATGTCTAGAATAATACATCAACTTATAGACCTAGATATGAAGGATAACAGTGAGGGAATGGTCTAGTAAAGCGAGGCATTTTTCATGCAAATCTGTATGCCTAACAGTATAAACTTATTAATTGAAGATGTCTTCTGAAAGGAATTGAGAAAAGCCTCGCTTTTTTGTTTCTCTCCAAGGTGAAGGACTCTGTTTCCCAGAAGACCATAGGTCTGATGCGGATGCAGTTCTGGAAGACTACAGTGGAGGAAATCTACAGGGACGACCCACCAGTGCAGCCTGTCAGTGCAGAACTATGGAGGGTCAGTCTGGAGTAGATAtcttctgtttttattttcatgaaTACATCTGGCGGCTATCGCAGTCTACAGTATAACGTTTGGACTTTGCCATTAAACATAGTACATATCAAATGCATTGGAAAAGCTGTTTTAAATATCTTCAAATATCTCCTTTTGCAGGCGGTGAAGAAACACTACCTGACAAAGAGGTGGATGCTTAGAATAATCTCTGAGAGAGTAAGCAAATGTTGCTTTTTAGGTCATGGATTTGTGTGGGTTCAATTCTAGTTCTGTTTCATTTATTTGAAGTATGTCTCTACTGTTGCCAACAGGAGAAAGACATGGAAGACAGAGCTTATAGAAACCTCCAGGAGTTGGAGGCCTATTCAGAGAATACCCAGTCCTCACTACTGTACCTTCTTCTGGAGAGTTTAGGTGAGCAGGTGTATCTGTGTTTTGTGCTCGACTCCACTGACTGAAGAGAGTGTACAGCATGTGCATTGTTCTGTTCCCGAGGGGGAAAAAACATCTAATTTATATTCACAATTAACTTCCCAGTGTTCAAGTACCTCTTAGAAATGATGAGAATCGTGCTTGCAAATGCAGCACATTGACTAAATTGAGAAAGATGAGAATTGCAGCCAGCGAATGGAACATTGCCGGGAACTTTGTAATTGTGTCTTGTCTAATGATATCTTGTCCGCCTGGCATTGCAGAGCTCTTCGTGCATAATTGCACAACGGAAATGCCATCAGAATGAATCAATATAGCCACTGATCTCCTGTCTAGCCTTTCAGCAAAAATCTACAACAGAAATGACCCATTTCCACTCTACATTAAACACATTCTCAATAGATTCCATAGAGCCAAAGAAATGGATGACAATGACTCTGCTCCTTCCCTATTTGGAAGAACCTTGACAGGAACAGTCACATTATACTGTgtgtacggtgcattcggaaagttttcagaccccttgactttttccacattttgttacgttacagccttgttttaaaatggattaaataaaacattttcctcatcaatctacacacaattccccataatgacaaagtgaaaacaggttattAGAATTGTTTGATCAtttgttaaaaataaaacagaaataccttatttacataactattcagaccctttgctatgagacttgaaattgacctcaggatcatccttgagatgtttctacaacttggttgtagtccacctgtggtaaattcaattgattggacatgatttggaaaggcaaa
The genomic region above belongs to Oncorhynchus mykiss isolate Arlee chromosome 3, USDA_OmykA_1.1, whole genome shotgun sequence and contains:
- the LOC110513878 gene encoding NADH dehydrogenase (ubiquinone) complex I, assembly factor 6 isoform X1; the protein is MASGISLKHGLLTTKCSVFHSLQRNILPHAICIQRPTEVKCIRASTNSTAESRHNEKYCIDIVRSRDYDGFVSSLLLPEDARRSSLALRAFNVELAQVKDSVSQKTIGLMRMQFWKTTVEEIYRDDPPVQPVSAELWRAVKKHYLTKRWMLRIISEREKDMEDRAYRNLQELEAYSENTQSSLLYLLLESLGVKDVHADHAASHIGKAQGIVTCLRATPYHSSRRKVYLPMDICMLHRASQEDFIRGSREQNARDVVYDIASQAHVHLQHARSFSKNIPASAFPAFLQTVVLEDYLQRVRRVDFDVFHPSLQKRNPLIPIQLYFRSWKKTY
- the LOC110513878 gene encoding NADH dehydrogenase (ubiquinone) complex I, assembly factor 6 isoform X2, translated to MASGISLKHGLLTTKCSVFHSLQRNILPHAICIQRPTEVKCIRASTNSTAESRHNEKYCIDIVRSRDYDGFVSSLLLPEDARRSSLALRAFNVELAQVKDSVSQKTIGLMRMQFWKTTVEEIYRDDPPVQPVSAELWRAVKKHYLTKRWMLRIISEREKDMEDRAYRNLQELEAYSENTQSSLLYLLLESLGVKDVHADHAASHIGKAQGIVTCLRATPYHSSRRKVYLPMDICMLHRASQEDFIRGSREQNARDVVYDIASQAHVHLQHARSFSKNIPASAFPAFLQTVGGAGGLPSKGAAGRL
- the LOC110513878 gene encoding NADH dehydrogenase (ubiquinone) complex I, assembly factor 6 isoform X3, whose product is MASGISLKHGLLTTKCSVFHSLQRNILPHAICIQRPTEVKCIRASTNSTAESRHNEKYCIDIVRSRDYDGFVSSLLLPEDARRSSLALRAFNVELAQVKDSVSQKTIGLMRMQFWKTTVEEIYRDDPPVQPVSAELWRAVKKHYLTKRWMLRIISEREKDMEDRAYRNLQELEAYSENTQSSLLYLLLESLGVKDVHADHAASHIGKAQGIVTCLRATPYHSSRRKVYLPMDICMLVVLEDYLQRVRRVDFDVFHPSLQKRNPLIPIQLYFRSWKKTY